One window of the Gymnogyps californianus isolate 813 chromosome 13, ASM1813914v2, whole genome shotgun sequence genome contains the following:
- the TIMP4 gene encoding metalloproteinase inhibitor 4 codes for MNPVPSTLLFSVLLLLTHRIQELVEACSCAPAHPQQLICDSALVIRAKISSEKVVPASDDPLDTHKMIRYEIKQIKMFKGFEKLKDVQYVYTPFDSSLCGVKLEANNKKQYLLTGQILSDGKVLIHLCNYIEPWDDLSLSQKKSLNQRYQMGCGCKITTCYMVPCSITTPNECLWTDWLIERKLYGHQAKHYACIKRSDGTCSWYRGGPPPEKEFIDISEP; via the exons ATGAATCCTGTACCGAGTACCTTGTTGTTTTCAGTGCTTCTACTTCTGACCCACAGAATTCAGGAGCTGGTGGAGGCGTGCAGCTGTGCCCCTGCCCATCCGCAGCAGCTCATCTGCGACTCGGCTTTAG TGATTCGAGCAAAAATATCCAGTGAAAAGGTGGTTCCTGCCAGCGATGACCCTCTTGATACCCACAAAATGATCCGGTATGAAATCAAACAAATAAAG atgtttaaaGGGTTTGAAAAGCTCAAGGATGTCCAGTATGTCTATACCCCTTTTGATTCCTCACTCTGTGGGGTGAAACTTGAAGctaacaacaaaaaacagtaTCTTTTGACAG GCCAAATTTTAAGTGATGGTAAAGTCCTCATCCATTTATGCAACTACATTGAACCATGGGATGATTTATCCTTGTCTCAAAAGAAGAGTCTCAATCAGAGATATCAAATGGGCTGTGGCTGCAAA ATTACTACCTGCTACATGGTGCCCTGTTCAATCACTACACCAAATGAGTGCCTCTGGACAGACTGGCTGATAGAAAGAAAGCTATATGGGCACCAAGCCAAGCACTATGCCTGTATCAAGAGAAGTGATGGCACTTGCAGCTGGTACCGAGGTGGTCCTCCCCCAGAGAAAGAGTTTATTGATATCAGCGAACCTTAA